Proteins from one Naumovozyma castellii chromosome 3, complete genome genomic window:
- the DON1 gene encoding Don1p (ancestral locus Anc_5.638), translated as MGLFKKHQKAKRQEGKTNKKIKKKENTSSMLNHENPFSALESNDEDVNTDLTEEETLISEEEEGKEESNTPVSLSGENREETTAKTTMSNHERRSVSGVILISQKKSATEGPVTNSKKELPELVQDSKQVIITESSKNQTKLETPSLREVLNINTLDDNSKFDTKGEAPSSNKETKDESSKNNFKLEITSLDHGSKNGRIVENSNNEPNERTPFLKQTLNINPVDDVLNFDSKKESSPSNSSLDTAIVIDETTGLKKEVSATFPKICSLTLAELSEILDTHSNIPELAKAFPSVDINVIKSLLFASEGEVLPAFHALLFLTNQQNLETITITQVLPKKNILSELFDQKFSELRAMKKEAERYSDDIENVNVCGKTESSDVIVGVSNGEMSNCPIKMSDLAKEVGEADSDTKSQQSSLTLNKANTSVAPHSVLTNKEPKKPNQVSYKEWLVKRRNEMGTPNNPTQRDNNRTKENPQRSPRDSKGNNTLEKGVEQLKENNINPDIKEEKGDNSEAPIPQDRESDEGQKGELHVSENNLAKKASQAIAIVSKVIGTPTISSSIGKSLHDQVNSTSSSSVFSAKT; from the coding sequence ATGGGATTATTCAAGAAGCATCAGAAGGCTAAAAGGCAAGAGGGAAAAACtaataagaaaataaagaagaaagaaaatacaaGTTCAATGTTGAACCATGAAAATCCATTCTCGGCATTAGAgtcaaatgatgaagatgttaATACAGATTtaacagaagaagaaactcTCATAtcagaagaggaagagggGAAGGAAGAAAGTAATACTCCAGTAAGCCTTTCAGGTGAGAATCGAGAAGAAACAACTGCCAAGACAACTATGAGTAATCACGAAAGGAGGAGTGTGTCCGGAGTAATCCTGATCAGTCAGAAGAAAAGTGCAACAGAGGGTCCCGTAACCAATTCAAAGAAGGAACTACCAGAGTTAGTCCAAGATTCAAAGCAGGTGATAATTACTGAGAGTTCAAAGAACCAAactaaattggaaactCCATCTTTGAGAGAAGTTTTGAATATAAACACACTTGACGACAATTCAAAGTTTGACACCAAAGGGGAAGCTCCCtcttcaaataaagaaacaaaagatgAGAGCTCCAAGAACAACTTTAAGCTAGAAATAACCTCCCTAGATCATGGCTCGAAAAATGGCAGAATTGTTGAGAATTCAAACAATGAACCTAACGAAAGAACTCCCTTTTTGAAACAAACTTTGAATATAAACCCAGTTGATGACGTTTTGAACTTTGACTCTAAAAAGGAATCTTCCCCCTCAAATTCAAGTTTGGACACAGCAATCgttattgatgaaactACAGGGTTGAAGAAGGAAGTATCAGCAACTTTTCCCAAAATATGTAGCTTAACACTGGCTGAGTTATCCGAGATTCTGGACACTCACTCAAATATTCCTGAATTAGCAAAGGCATTTCCATCTGTTGATATAAATGTCATAAAGTCATTACTCTTTGCCTCGGAAGGAGAAGTGCTACCTGCTTTTCATGCATTACTATTCCTCACTAATCAACAAAATTTAGAAACTATTACTATTACACAGGTACTTCCTAAGAAGAATATACTCAGTGAACTTTTTGACCAGAAGTTTTCAGAGTTGAGAGCCATGAAAAAAGAAGCTGAGAGATATAGTGAcgatattgaaaatgttaatGTGTGTGGGAAAACTGAATCTTCTGATGTTATTGTAGGAGTGTCAAATGGTGAGATGTCAAACTGTCCTATCAAAATGAGTGATTTAGCAAAGGAAGTTGGTGAAGCTGACAGTGATACAAAGAGTCAGCAATCTTCATTAACCTTGAATAAAGCAAACACTTCGGTTGCTCCCCACAGTGTACTAACAAATAAAGAACCAAAGAAACCTAATCAAGTGTCTTACAAAGAATGGTTGGTTAAGAGAAGAAACGAAATGGGCACCCCAAATAACCCAACCCAGAGAGATAACAACCGTACGAAAGAGAACCCACAGAGGTCACCAAGAGATTCCAAAGGCAATAATACCTTGGAAAAAGGAGTTGAACAACTAAAGGAAAACAACATAAATCCTGATATAAAGGAAGAAAAGGGTGATAATAGTGAAGCACCTATTCCGCAAGACCGAGAATCGGACGAAGGGCAGAAAGGAGAGCTGCATGTATCTGAAAATAATCTTGCCAAAAAAGCTTCCCAAGCTATTGCAATTGTGAGTAAGGTCATAGGAACCCCAaccatttcttcttctataGGAAAATCGCTGCATGATCAGGTGAATAGTACATCTAGTTCGAGTGTATTCAGTGCGAAAACCTGA
- the NCAS0C05350 gene encoding uncharacterized protein (ancestral locus Anc_5.639) has protein sequence MENIITQVPQNGAVPNGFINQSGLEQEDLSNYDNGNSLVHLNIQENHYFLTRDQLMTLPESLLLCLFPSGVFLDRADQVITNLTAEDEVFITNFPATCFEYIMEFYMKANDDLLNFPVLEQFPSIRNANNHTRYQHPQTQQQFEQDAILHENPSIIVLREDLDYYCVPQLEFEFEPLPEGRPPLDQYMKDDLLQHCMSQLKVAAGSYLLNQTSIFQGLYLSNKIHQHEVSQVPLHGSGKSSTLGPAEQHLMDMLCSSGFLPESQWGNRTQEFGKTIISSLSLCRLYNESTEDFRNAVTREMKNWKKNKDSNDGTKRFSMPIMEDGNSGRNIDDNVRNSVMIADDININSMPDDVYKLVPKPTINNKLLLFWRKPARKSWWSAENVELEVEIYGSIVNVNGVNKVVLRVPQENANANDNEFVTNTVKIPIKLHIRRVWTLELSVVGIQ, from the coding sequence atggaaaatattataacGCAAGTACCTCAAAATGGTGCCGTTCCTAATGGATTTATTAATCAATCAGGTTTAGAGCAGGAAGACCTTTCCAATTATGATAATGGGAATTCCCTAGTTCACTTgaatattcaagaaaatcaTTACTTCTTGACAAGGGATCAGCTTATGACCCTTCCTGAATCCTTACTATTATGCCTTTTCCCCTCAGGTGTATTTCTTGATAGGGCCGACCAAGTGATAACAAATCTTACAGCAGAAGACGAAGTATTCATTACCAATTTCCCAGCAACATGTTTTGAATACATAATGGAATTTTACATGAAGGCTAATGATGATTTACTTAATTTTCCCGTTCTTGAACAATTTCCATCAATAAGGAATGCTAATAATCATACTCGATATCAACACCCACAGACACAACAGCAATTTGAGCAAGATGCTATATTACACGAAAACCCATCTATAATTGTGCTTCGAGAAGATTTAGATTACTATTGTGTTCCGCAATTGgagtttgaatttgaaCCTTTACCAGAAGGTAGGCCTCCGCTGGATCAATATATGAAAGACGATTTATTACAGCATTGTATGTCACAACTTAAAGTAGCTGCGGGCAGTTATCTTTTAAATCAAACATCAATTTTCCAAGGATTATACTTATCCAACAAGATACATCAACATGAAGTCAGCCAAGTACCATTACATGGATCTGGGAAGTCTTCCACTTTGGGTCCTGCTGAACAGCATTTAATGGATATGCTTTGTTCTTCTGGGTTTCTTCCGGAATCCCAGTGGGGTAATAGAACACAAGAATTTGGTAAGACTATAATTAGTTCCTTATCATTATGTCGACTTTATAATGAAAGTACAGAAGATTTTAGAAATGCGGTTACAAGggagatgaaaaattggaaaaagaataaagatTCCAATGATGGTACTAAGAGATTTTCCATGCCAATAATGGAAGATGGTAATTCTGGTAGAAATATTGACGATAACGTTAGAAATTCAGTTATGATTGCCGATGATATCAACATTAATTCGATGCCTGATGATGTATACAAGTTAGTTCCCAAACCAACAATTAACAAcaaattgttattgttttgGAGGAAACCTGCTAGGAAAAGTTGGTGGAGTGCGGAAAATGTTGAATTGGAAGTGGAAATATATGGTAGCATAGTTAATGTGAATGGAGTCAATAAGGTTGTATTAAGAGTACCTCAGGAGAATGCTAATGCTAATGATAATGAGTTTGTAACGAATACGGTCAAGATACCGATTAAACTTCATATAAGAAGAGTATGGACTTTAGAATTAAGTGTTGTGGGTATACAGTAA
- the PMP3 gene encoding Pmp3p (ancestral locus Anc_5.642), whose translation MDSQKIVAILLAIFLPPLGVFLQCGLGVEFWLDLVLTLLAFFPGMLYALYVTLTS comes from the coding sequence atGGATTCTCAAAAAATCGTGGCAATTCTATTGGCAATCTTTCTTCCACCATTAGGtgtctttcttcaatgtgGGTTAGGTGTTGAATTTTGGTTAGATTTGGTACTAACCCTTCTAGCATTCTTCCCAGGGATGCTATATGCATTATACGTGACTCTAACAAGTTAA
- the CCC2 gene encoding Cu(2+)-transporting P-type ATPase CCC2 (ancestral locus Anc_5.636), translating into MVDGLGSTTLYKGTLAVQGMTCSACTSAIIAQVGKLDGVGSVEVSLVTSECHVEFQLEKVSLELIRETVEDCGFDAQVLTSTPMGSADADIVRTVTFKVLRSNYDVSSGFSAESGDSVSMEDTEKVGKQDGILSLEPALEVNTFNITYDENKIGIRDLIYFFNYLGYDATVESSNIISVSSATQLALLSKWDEIQFWKFTCLKACVCAIVAMALYMWIPMIFPNLIKNNHFPFKETFFVHGLFYRDIIGWAIATYSQFRLGIYFYKAAWSSMKHGSGTMDTLIALSTSCAYLFSIFSIIHTMVLSRGNEESPMLPNVVFDTSVMLIAFISFGKLLENKAKAQTSSSLSKLIQLTPSKCIILQDKNNIQSSHIEIETNLLQRNDIIEIKPGMKIPADGIIIQGESEIDESLMTGESILVHKQKGSQVIAGSLNGPGHFYFKAINIGDDTKLAQIIQTMKSAQLNKAPIQNNADYLASIFVPTILCLSIITFITWITLSNLLTKPPVIFTNNNNGKFYTSFQIAISVIVVACPCALGLATPTAIMVGTGIGAQHGVLIKGGDILERFNTITKIVFDKTGTITTGQMTVQRFIPYSNDDLPVLPCIMAAQSISEHPVAKAIVNYCGESSQDCDAGVIVTKSEIIIGKGVRCECEYQGRNYTVTVGHKALMTDSMFDSNSDNTSDDFTKSYVSINDTLVGKFEIRDSVKEDVADIIQYLQGLHYDIYMVTGDSHGAAMKVAQQVGIAANNVYSGVTPSGKCEIVESLQADSVGGVAFVGDGINDSPVLVTSDIGVALSTGTDIAMEAADIVVLGNDQDERESLKGLIYALDISAMTFSRVKWNLFWALGYNIFMIPIAMGILVPWGITIHPMVAGLAMALSSVFVVLNSLRLKSWKPPVIGDEHPLSSDYYHHKGTSWIRSGWRKLFGMSSEVVYQDLELQEGLVD; encoded by the coding sequence ATGGTTGACGGTTTGGGATCTACGACGCTGTATAAGGGAACTCTGGCTGTCCAGGGCATGACATGTTCCGCCTGTACCTCTGCCATCATTGCACAGGTGGGGAAACTGGACGGTGTAGGGTCCGTAGAGGTGTCGTTGGTCACTTCGGAATGCCATGTAGAGTTCCAATTGGAGAAAGTGTCGCTGGAACTCATTAGAGAAACAGTGGAAGATTGTGGGTTTGACGCTCAGGTGCTCACTTCGACACCCATGGGTTCAGCAGATGCAGATATTGTTAGAACAGTGACTTTTAAAGTGTTGCGATCCAATTACGACGTTAGTTCAGGATTTAGTGCCGAAAGCGGTGATTCTGTTTCCATGGAGGATACTGAAAAAGTGGGTAAACAGGATGGGATTCTTTCCTTGGAGCCAGCTTTGGAAGTAAATACATTTAATATTACTTATgatgaaaacaaaattggGATCCGtgatttgatttatttctttaactATCTAGGGTACGACGCCACAGTCGAATCCTCCAATATCATCTCAGTATCATCGGCGACTCAATTGGCATTGCTATCCAAGTGGGACGAAATACAATTCTGGAAATTTACATGTTTAAAGGCATGTGTCTGTGCTATTGTAGCAATGGCTTTGTATATGTGGATACCAATGATTTTCCCCAATTTGATTAAGAATAATCATTTTCCCTTCAAAGAAACTTTCTTTGTCCATGGTTTGTTCTATAGAGACATTATTGGTTGGGCAATAGCTACATACTCACAGTTTAGATTGGGGATTTATTTTTACAAAGCTGCATGGAGCTCCATGAAACATGGTTCCGGTACAATGGATACTTTAATTGCACTCTCCACATCATGTGCTTACCTTTTCTCcatattttccattattcATACCATGGTCCTCTCTAGGGGCAATGAGGAGTCTCCCATGTTACCCAATGTGGTATTTGACACCTCCGTAATGCTTATCGCCTTTATCTCATTTGGGAAACTATTGGAAAACAAGGCAAAGGCTCaaacatcatcatcgttaTCCAAACTAATTCAATTGACTCCATCGAAATGTATTATTCTACAGGACAAGAATAACATTCAATCCTCtcatattgaaattgaaactaaTTTATTACAGAGAAACgatatcattgaaattaaacCAGGTATGAAAATTCCTGCAGACGGTATTATAATCCAGGGTGAAtctgaaattgatgaatccCTAATGACAGGAGAATCCATCCTAGTACACAAGCAAAAGGGTTCTCAAGTCATTGCAGGCTCATTAAACGGGCCAGGTCATTTCTATTTCAAAGCTATTAATATTGGTGATGATACTAAATTAGctcaaattattcaaacaATGAAATCAGCACAATTGAATAAGGCCCCTATTCAAAACAACGCAGATTATCTAGCATCTATCTTTGTCCCCACCATCCTTTGCCTTTCTATCATCACTTTTATCACATGGATCACGTTATCCAATTTACTCACGAAACCACCAGTCATTTTcaccaataataacaatggcAAGTTTTACACATCGTTCCAAATAGCCATTTCAGTAATTGTAGTTGCATGCCCCTGTGCACTGGGTTTAGCCACTCCAACAGCAATAATGGTCGGAACAGGAATCGGTGCACAACATGGAGTCCTGATAAAGGGAGGAGATATATTGGAAAGATTCAATACTATTACAAAGATTGTTTTTGATAAGACGGGGACAATAACAACGGGTCAAATGACAGTACAAAGATTTATTCCCTACTCGAATGATGATTTACCAGTGCTTCCTTGCATCATGGCAGCACAATCTATCAGTGAACATCCTGTTGCTAAGGCAATCGTTAATTATTGTGGGGAATCATCCCAGGACTGTGATGCCGGTGTGATTGTGACGAAGAGTGAAATAATTATTGGTAAGGGTGTCAGATGTGAATGTGAATATCAAGGGAGAAACTATACTGTAACCGTGGGTCACAAAGCCTTAATGACAGATTCCATGTTTGACTCCAATAGTGATAATACAAGCGACGATTTCACCAAATCTTATGTGTCCATTAATGATACTTTAGTGGGTAAGTTCGAAATTAGAGACTCTGTTAAGGAGGATGTGGCAgatattattcaatatttgcaAGGGCTTCACTATGATATTTACATGGTTACGGGTGATTCCCACGGTGCCGCCATGAAAGTGGCTCAACAAGTTGGCATTGCGGCAAATAACGTCTATAGCGGAGTGACACCCAGTGGGAAATGTGAAATAGTGGAAAGTTTACAAGCGGACAGTGTAGGCGGTGTAGCATTTGTTGGAGATGGTATCAATGATTCTCCCGTCTTAGTGACCAGTGATATTGGTGTGGCGCTCTCCACGGGGACTGACATTGCGATGGAGGCTGCTGATATAGTTGTATTGGGAAATGATCAGGATGAGAGAGAAAGTTTGAAAGGTTTAATATATGCCCTGGATATCTCAGCAATGACATTCTCTAGAGTTAAATGGAACCTTTTTTGGGCTTTGGGCTACAATATATTCATGATCCCAATTGCCATGGGTATATTAGTCCCCTGGGGAATAACTATACATCCAATGGTTGCTGGTTTGGCTATGGCCCTGAGTTCCGTGTTTGTTGTCTTGAACTCTTTAAGGTTGAAAAGTTGGAAACCACCTGTGATAGGTGACGAACATCCCTTGTCGAGTGACTATTATCATCACAAAGGTACGTCATGGATCAGATCAGGTTGGAGGAAATTGTTTGGAATGAGTTCAGAGGTTGTTTATCAAGATTTAGAACTTCAGGAAGGTTTGGTGGATTGA